In a genomic window of Desulfovibrio legallii:
- a CDS encoding helix-turn-helix domain-containing protein, with protein MSRQRVNLPYDRAADGARVNVMRAAEMLSCSRSWVYKLIEAGHLKAFSIGSRKGLQITVRSLEGYLTKQAVTN; from the coding sequence ATGTCCAGACAAAGAGTAAACTTGCCCTATGACCGCGCCGCAGATGGCGCGCGCGTGAATGTGATGCGTGCTGCGGAAATGCTGAGCTGCTCACGTTCGTGGGTCTACAAGCTGATTGAAGCCGGACACCTCAAGGCTTTCAGCATCGGCAGCCGCAAGGGCTTGCAGATTACCGTGCGTAGCCTTGAGGGGTATTTGACGAAGCAGGCAGTGACGAATTAA
- a CDS encoding ParB/Srx family N-terminal domain-containing protein encodes MRDKFEFLSNIPVSNIQLDTNNFRIGTAASQRECIGLMFVDKRAEHIISLAKDIADRGLSPNPIVVVKNEKGGFTVKDGNRRVTALKLLNNPAEAPDNYRATFSALSENANTKISDSISCYLTDEETALSFMELSHLGFQGGIGQIKWGSNEKDNLNEYKGIKLQNNVARSVLAYLKNIGISDIDKAKITIFQRLFQDKEVRDLIGIKWENETLSFNADEKSVANILTEIFYDFTERGSTTLKIFTAKDRLEYINELFARGVAKPQLALSSEDGSSSNQSASEQGKPPSTTEPNEAAKPSKPLQTPDSAVCPARNPSWDRKWLIPKRCRLGIPKSATKASNIAHELSHGIGVKKAPNGAAVLLRLLIEFSIDNYITNHSLVIPKGKDMLYVKAIRIAENLLDDSKINKKEFEDLSKISQSDDIFSAHTLNAWVHHSHYSPDPQSLCIFWDNIEKFIKLCWTK; translated from the coding sequence ATGAGAGATAAATTTGAATTCTTGTCCAATATTCCTGTTTCAAACATTCAGCTTGATACAAATAATTTCCGTATTGGCACAGCTGCAAGTCAACGTGAATGCATTGGATTGATGTTTGTAGATAAAAGAGCAGAACATATTATATCTCTTGCAAAAGATATCGCTGACCGTGGGCTATCACCGAATCCCATAGTGGTTGTAAAAAATGAGAAAGGTGGATTTACTGTAAAAGACGGAAACAGAAGAGTCACCGCCCTCAAGCTTTTAAATAATCCTGCTGAAGCACCGGATAATTATAGGGCAACATTTTCAGCTCTTTCAGAAAATGCAAACACTAAAATTAGCGACTCTATAAGCTGCTATCTCACAGATGAAGAGACAGCACTTTCATTTATGGAACTTTCCCACCTTGGTTTTCAGGGCGGCATTGGGCAAATCAAATGGGGATCAAATGAGAAAGATAATCTCAATGAATATAAGGGGATAAAGCTTCAAAATAATGTTGCAAGATCAGTATTAGCATATCTCAAAAATATAGGAATTTCTGACATTGATAAAGCCAAAATCACAATCTTTCAACGTCTTTTCCAAGACAAAGAAGTTCGAGACCTTATTGGAATAAAATGGGAAAATGAAACACTTTCGTTTAATGCAGACGAAAAATCAGTTGCAAACATACTCACCGAAATATTTTACGACTTTACAGAACGTGGAAGCACTACCCTTAAAATTTTTACAGCCAAAGACAGACTCGAGTACATTAATGAACTTTTTGCTAGAGGGGTCGCCAAACCTCAGCTAGCATTAAGCAGTGAAGATGGATCCAGCTCAAATCAAAGCGCATCAGAGCAAGGCAAACCACCTAGCACAACTGAACCGAACGAAGCTGCTAAGCCAAGTAAGCCATTGCAGACACCAGACAGCGCTGTCTGCCCGGCTAGAAATCCCTCATGGGATAGAAAATGGCTGATTCCCAAGCGTTGTCGCCTGGGAATACCTAAGTCTGCCACAAAGGCGTCAAATATCGCTCATGAGTTATCCCATGGAATTGGAGTCAAAAAGGCCCCCAACGGTGCTGCGGTATTACTACGACTGCTAATCGAATTTTCAATTGATAATTACATAACAAATCATTCACTGGTTATTCCAAAAGGCAAAGATATGCTATACGTTAAGGCCATTAGAATTGCAGAAAACCTATTAGATGACAGCAAGATAAATAAAAAAGAATTCGAAGATTTGTCCAAGATTAGCCAAAGTGATGACATATTTTCAGCACACACACTGAATGCGTGGGTGCACCATTCTCATTACTCGCCAGATCCCCAAAGTCTATGTATATTTTGGGATAATATTGAAAAATTCATCAAACTTTGTTGGACAAAATAG
- a CDS encoding DNA adenine methylase → MAFYTPLRYPGGKGKLAPFIQDIYTANNLSDGTYVEPYAGGAAVALKLLLEGYAWNIVINDIDKRVFAFWWCALNNTDGLCQKIRDCRVDMETWHKQKEIYTNFENYSIEELGFATFFLNRTNRSGILCGGVIGGKNQTGNFKIDARFNKNNLISRIQLIAKYKCRIKLYNKDALQLMQELSPTFDDKTLVYFDPPYYAKGKMLYQNFYTPEDHRALAQFIKSSSHPWIVTYDNIEEIKDLYDGENSVEFDISYYANMERPRGKEIMFFSNINIPCQPYTRKADLTRIAI, encoded by the coding sequence ATGGCATTTTACACACCGCTACGGTACCCCGGCGGCAAGGGTAAACTTGCCCCATTCATTCAAGACATATACACCGCCAACAATTTGAGCGACGGCACATACGTTGAACCGTATGCAGGCGGTGCTGCCGTAGCCTTGAAGCTTTTACTGGAAGGATACGCTTGGAACATCGTCATCAACGACATTGATAAGCGTGTGTTTGCTTTTTGGTGGTGCGCCCTCAACAATACTGATGGGTTGTGCCAGAAGATACGAGACTGCCGCGTTGACATGGAAACATGGCATAAGCAAAAAGAAATTTATACGAATTTCGAAAATTACTCCATCGAGGAACTTGGTTTTGCAACTTTTTTCCTGAACAGGACAAATCGCTCTGGTATTCTTTGCGGTGGTGTAATTGGTGGAAAAAATCAGACTGGCAATTTTAAAATAGATGCAAGATTTAACAAAAACAATCTTATTTCAAGAATACAGCTAATTGCAAAGTACAAATGCAGAATTAAACTTTACAACAAAGACGCTCTGCAACTAATGCAGGAATTAAGTCCTACATTTGATGACAAGACATTGGTATATTTTGACCCACCTTATTATGCTAAGGGGAAAATGTTATACCAAAACTTTTATACACCAGAAGACCATAGAGCACTTGCCCAGTTCATCAAAAGCTCTAGTCATCCATGGATTGTCACATATGACAATATCGAAGAGATTAAAGATTTATATGATGGTGAAAATAGCGTAGAATTTGATATTTCATACTATGCAAATATGGAACGACCACGCGGAAAAGAAATTATGTTTTTTAGTAACATTAATATTCCATGCCAGCCATATACCCGTAAAGCTGATTTAACGAGAATAGCTATCTGA